From the Williamwhitmania taraxaci genome, the window GTAGGAGGAATTGTACCAATCGGCACTTTCAGGAACGTCGGTTTGCTCACCCCATGTTTGCGGCGAAGCAGGTGGCAGATCGCAATAAAAGTCATAAAAGCTAAGTACCGTTCCACCTATCAGACTCAGGTATCGGGTTCCCGCTGCATACGAAACCATCGACATAGCCGGAATTGGAGAAAATCCAACAACCCTATCCGGTCCATACTTCTTAATTGTATAGATATTGGCTACCGCAATAATCTCGTTCACCTCGTCCCATTCGGCACGAACAAAACCGCCCAATCCCCTAGCTGCTTTATATTTTTTGGAAATAACAACATCGGTAACTACGGATTCCCATGCCTTTACCGGGTCAGAAAGACGGTTCTTAGCCTCTTTATAGGCATTAAACAACTCACCGCGTATCATCGGATATTTAACTCTATTTGCGCTATAGAGATACCAAGAATAGCTTGCACCACGTGGGCAACCTCTTGGCTCATGATTAGGCATTCCCGGTCGTGTCCGTGGGTAGTCTGTTTGCTGGGTTTCCCATGTAACCAGCCCATTTTTTACAAATATTTTCCAAGAGCAGGACCCTGTGCAGTTTACCCCATGCGTTGACCTAACCACCTTATCGTGCTGCCACCTTTTACGGTACATGCGCTCCCAACTGCGATTTTCATCGGTAATTGCCACATAGTTGTCAGCCGTTTTTTCTACCGAACTGCTGAAATACAACAACTTGTCTAAGAGGCTCATGATGTACGTTTTAAATTAAACTGTAAATTTATAGGTAGTACCAGCAGATTCAACTCTTTAGGCTACAATACGGCGATGCTGCCTTTTTAAAACCAGAACGATAGCAATACTAATGATAGCCAATACAACAAAGACTAGAAATCCCATTGCATATCCCTCTTTTCCATTGGCGCTGGCAATAGCACCCATAATTGGAGGTATCGCAAAACCACCAAACGCTCCAAGGCCACCAATCCAACCTGATGCACCTCCAATTGCCTTGGGTACATATTCAGGAACTAACTTAAAAACAGCTGCATTATTTATTCCCATTCCAATGGCGAGCAGCAAGGTAGTAGAAAAACCAACCACTACCGATTGATCGAATGATAGAGTGATAGATGCCAACAGAACCAGCACTAAAGAGATAAGGCTAACCTTCTCGCCCCCAACCTTGTCAGCAAACTTTCCACCGTATACGCGTACTAAAGAAGCAATAATCGAAAATACTGCAGTAAACAATCCGGCCTTAAGCACCGAAAAACCATGCAATTGATTCCAGTAAACCGGAAACCAAGCGGTTAAAGCGATAAAACCACCGAAAGTGGTAAAATAGAGAGCCACTAATGCCCACGTATTCTTAACCTTCGCAGAATTAATTAGGCTATCTTTAACATTGCCTGCCGGAAAATTTTCTTGACCACGTGCAAAGGATAATTCCAGACTCTCTGCTTGAGTTTTCCCCAACTTAAGATACTGAAAATAGTATGCATTTTTCCCAATAAAAGCGTAGGTAATGGTACCCAATACTAGAAAAAGAAACCAGGCGAAGTAGGCCGAAATAAAACCAAAACTCTGAAGATAAAAGGGAAGAATAACTGAAAAGATTCCTGGAGCTAAATTTCCAAGTCCGGCATAGGTGCCAAGGGCCATTCCCTGCTTATGCTTGGGAAACCAGTATGACGTTTGTGCTATGCCAACAGAGAATGTAGCAATGCCAGCACCACTCAAAAAACCAAAAAATAGAATCAGACCGTATA encodes:
- a CDS encoding MFS transporter; its protein translation is MDNIMVKGSPSQGLLGTTLGFFFGFAAVSLYGPTAIKFKEAMELTPAMMGFLVAIPALSGSLLRIPFGAWVDTTGGKKPFLILMILSVIGLGGVTMLLNLAYPNNMHGLYGLILFFGFLSGAGIATFSVGIAQTSYWFPKHKQGMALGTYAGLGNLAPGIFSVILPFYLQSFGFISAYFAWFLFLVLGTITYAFIGKNAYYFQYLKLGKTQAESLELSFARGQENFPAGNVKDSLINSAKVKNTWALVALYFTTFGGFIALTAWFPVYWNQLHGFSVLKAGLFTAVFSIIASLVRVYGGKFADKVGGEKVSLISLVLVLLASITLSFDQSVVVGFSTTLLLAIGMGINNAAVFKLVPEYVPKAIGGASGWIGGLGAFGGFAIPPIMGAIASANGKEGYAMGFLVFVVLAIISIAIVLVLKRQHRRIVA